Proteins co-encoded in one Nicotiana sylvestris chromosome 7, ASM39365v2, whole genome shotgun sequence genomic window:
- the LOC104212644 gene encoding two-pore potassium channel 1-like, giving the protein MTNRDKIQPLLDQLHQTHHMVDPKKKRFRRCKSAPLGEFAPVEMNEIKNDQSLPRSKSLLDKVHPSIKKVIIYLVIYLGIGTICFYLVRNKIKGKKIDGVLDSVYFCVVTMTTVGYGDIVPDSATTKLLACVFVFSGMALVGMILSKGADYLLEKQETLLIKALHIRRKVGPSEILEEIETNKVRYKCFMVAGFLIVLVVAGTVFLARVERLDTLDAFYCVCSTITTLGYGDKSFSTKAGRIFAIFWILSSTICLGQFFLYVAEFNTEKRQKELVKCVLSRRTTNVDLEEADLDDDGVVGAAEFVIYKLKEMGKINQHDIAAVLKEFESLDVDQSGTLSTADLILAQSSWTGR; this is encoded by the exons ATGACTAACAGAGACAAAATCCAGCCCTTGTTGGATCAACTGCATCAGACACATCATATGGTTGATCCTAAGAAAAAAAGATTTCGCCGATGTAAAAGTGCTCCTTTGGGCGAATTTGCTCCTgtagaaatgaatgaaataaaAAATGACCAATCACTTCCACGTTCTAAATCGCTTTTGGATAAAGTCCACCCTAGTATTAAGAAAGTTATTATTTACTTGGTTATATACTTGGGTATTGGTACCATTTGCTTTTATTTGGTTAGAAACAAGATCAAGGGAAAGAAAATAGATGGGGTTCTTGATTCTGTTTACTTTTGTGTTGTGACAATGACCACGGTTGGAtatggggatattgtgcctgacAGTGCAACTACTAAACTGCTCGCTTGTGTCTTTGTGTTCTCTGGGATGGCACTTGTTGGAATGATTCTAAGCAAAGGAGCAGACTACTTATTGGAGAAGCAAGAAACACTATTAATCAAAGCGCTGCATATACGTCGTAAAGTTGGTCCAAGTGAAATATTGGAGGAGATTGAAACAAACAAAGTAAGGTACAAGTGTTTCATGGTAGCGGGCTTCCTTATAGTGCTCGTAGTTGCTGGGACAGTGTTCCTGGCTAGAGTTGAACGGTTAGATACCTTAGATGCCTTTTATTGTGTCTGTTCTACCATTACAACATTAGGATATGGAGACAAAAGCTTTTCAACTAAAGCAGGGCGTATATTTGCTATATTCTGGATTTTGTCAAGCACCATTTGTTTGGGTCAGTTCTTCCTTTATGTTGCTGAATTTAACACGGAAAAGAGACAGAAGGAGCTTGTGAAGTGTGTTCTTTCAAGAAGGACGACAAATGTTGATTTGGAGGAAGCTGATCTTGATGATGATGGGGTTGTAGG GGCTGCTGAATTTGTTATCTATAAACTTAAGGAGATGGGGAAGATCAACCAACATGACATTGCAGCTGTATTGAAGGAGTTTGAAAGTCTTGATGTTGATCAATCTGGAACTTTATCAACCGCAGATCTGATACTTGCCCAATCGTCTTGGACAGGAAGGTGA
- the LOC138873385 gene encoding uncharacterized protein, translated as MFFCLTILSLEKFIKKDVPILPDETPENERFLVTEAWKHSDLLCKNYILSRLEEDLYNVYSNMEKSKELWIALEKKYKTEDVRLKKLLPQKFWITKCINYIIITNIIFIEGLVINEVFQVAGMIAKLPPLWKDLKYYLKHKREEMLLEDLIFRLMIEKDNKVVEENGRENSIIIGANIVEDAPQNNKKRKNPSRPKSNPSKKRLKGNFYNCRKAGHKSADCRAPKKDKKKGQANMIEKHEDIDDLCAMLSECNLVGNPKEW; from the exons ATGTTCTTCTGCTTGACGATTTTAAGTCTAGAGAAGTTCATTAAGAAAGATGTTCCTATTCTGCCTGACGAAACTCCAGAAAATGAACGCTTCCTCGTAactgaggcgtggaagcattctgatttattgtgcaagaattatattcttagcagACTGGAGGAAGATCTGTATAACGTCTATAGTAATATGGAGAAATCAAAAGAACTGTGGattgcgcttgaaaagaaatacaaaactgaggATGTGAGGTTGAAGAAATTGTTGCCGCAAAAGTTTTGGattacaaaatg tattaattatattattattactaatataattttcattgaaggtcttgtcatcaatgaagtaTTCCAAGTTGCAGGGATGATTGCGAAGTTGCCTCCTTTATGGAAGGACTTAAAATAttacttgaaacacaaacgcgAGGAGATGTTGCTCGAAGATCTCATTTTTCGGTTGATGATCGAAAAGGACAATAAAGTTGTTGAAGAGAATGGTCGTGAAAACTCAATAATAATTGGAGCAAACATTGTTGAGGATGCTCcacaaaataacaaaaagagaaagaatccTTCTAGACCAAAAAGTAACCCAAGTAAGAAGCGACTCAAAGGAAATTTCTATAACTGCAGGAAGGCTGGACACAAATCTGCAGATTGTCGTGCtccaaagaaagacaagaagaagggtcaagcaaacatgattGAAAAGCATGAGGATATTGATGACTTGTGTgctatgctttctgaatgcaacctggtgggAAATCCCAAGGAATGGTAG